The following proteins come from a genomic window of Neptunomonas concharum:
- the pepQ gene encoding Xaa-Pro dipeptidase, translating to MYTDHVQQLMQRCGSLLEQEGFDGLLIHSGRPSYHFLDDYTQAYKPNPHFVHWVPFLADYPDGWLFIVPDRKPVLAIYSPDDFWHITPEMPNEFWCEHFDIRLYSDRATVLKEIVTGKRIALIAEQLCEVVGSELTHNPTTLMQHLHYYRAYKTPWEQACIREANRTAVKGHHYLSQAFEEPLSEYQLHQGYLTAIGHQEGQLPYNNIIGLNEHAAVLHYQHKSHQPPAVRRTLLADAGAVYQGYVADITRTVSQGSHLFHYLIEQMDIAQQVIVAEVKPGVSFVALHEAMHRRLFTILVASGIVRQPEQISSADALAITRTFYPHGLGHLLGIQVHDIGGWQTDLSGSQTPPPENHPYLRLTRNLEADFVVTIEPGLYFIPSLLGELKRHSVKGHIDWHLVEQLTPWGGIRIEDNVCVLPEGVENYTRDAFNALQ from the coding sequence ATGTATACAGATCACGTTCAACAGCTTATGCAGCGCTGTGGTAGTTTATTAGAGCAAGAAGGGTTCGATGGTTTACTGATTCACTCAGGCCGTCCGTCCTATCATTTTTTAGATGATTACACACAGGCCTATAAGCCGAATCCTCACTTTGTGCATTGGGTGCCTTTTTTAGCAGATTATCCTGATGGATGGTTGTTTATCGTACCTGATAGAAAGCCTGTGCTCGCCATCTATTCACCGGATGATTTTTGGCATATTACCCCAGAGATGCCAAATGAGTTTTGGTGTGAACACTTTGATATCCGCTTATATTCGGATAGAGCAACGGTTCTTAAAGAGATCGTGACGGGTAAGCGTATCGCGCTGATTGCAGAGCAACTCTGTGAGGTGGTTGGTAGTGAGTTGACGCATAACCCAACAACTCTCATGCAGCATCTGCACTACTATCGAGCTTATAAGACCCCATGGGAGCAAGCGTGTATTCGCGAGGCCAACAGAACGGCAGTTAAGGGGCATCATTATCTGTCGCAAGCGTTTGAAGAACCACTGAGTGAGTATCAATTACACCAAGGTTACTTAACTGCGATTGGTCATCAGGAAGGGCAGCTCCCTTACAACAATATTATTGGCTTAAATGAACACGCAGCGGTACTGCACTATCAGCATAAATCCCACCAGCCGCCAGCTGTTCGCAGAACCTTACTGGCAGACGCTGGAGCGGTTTACCAAGGTTACGTTGCTGATATTACCCGCACCGTCAGTCAAGGGAGTCATCTATTTCATTATCTCATCGAACAAATGGATATTGCGCAACAGGTTATTGTCGCTGAGGTTAAGCCTGGTGTTTCCTTTGTTGCACTACATGAAGCGATGCACCGACGTTTGTTCACGATTCTCGTAGCCAGTGGCATTGTACGACAGCCTGAGCAGATATCTTCTGCTGATGCGCTCGCTATCACCCGAACCTTTTACCCCCATGGGTTAGGTCATCTTTTAGGTATTCAGGTACATGATATAGGTGGCTGGCAAACAGACTTGTCTGGCAGCCAAACTCCACCCCCTGAAAATCATCCCTATCTTCGTTTAACACGAAACTTGGAAGCCGATTTTGTCGTGACGATTGAGCCGGGGCTTTATTTTATTCCAAGCTTATTAGGTGAGTTAAAACGGCACTCCGTCAAAGGGCATATTGACTGGCACTTGGTGGAGCAATTGACACCATGGGGTGGCATTCGT
- a CDS encoding LysR family transcriptional regulator produces the protein MEIRWLDDFIALARTRHFSRAAEEQNVTQPTLSRRIKLLEDEMGVTLIDRNTLPLSLTPAGEIFLSGAEQMVRIARDTKAQCREIREQEESRLRFATTQTLYLLYYRTWLMPASERYGIDIDLNLTSTSWAASDFVSALTQGQCDLVLCYWHPLINYVEEFNDPRFEHLVVCEEELVPVTALDADHQPLFMLPGTKKAPLPYISYHASSFLRPLIEHSLQQALETPHLVTINENMLSVSVKAMIKEGFGVGWLPKRLVEESLAYKRLALAGDERWHIPLQIRLYRLKNSSRTTTLELFWQKMREELESHGLIETPNS, from the coding sequence ATGGAGATTCGTTGGCTGGATGATTTTATCGCTTTAGCGCGGACGCGCCACTTCTCTCGTGCGGCGGAGGAGCAAAACGTGACTCAACCGACCTTAAGCCGTCGCATCAAGTTGCTTGAAGATGAGATGGGCGTGACATTGATCGACAGAAACACGCTGCCGCTCAGTCTCACACCTGCTGGGGAGATCTTCTTGTCGGGCGCAGAACAGATGGTCAGAATTGCCCGCGACACCAAAGCCCAATGCCGTGAAATTCGTGAACAAGAGGAGAGCCGTTTGCGTTTTGCTACGACGCAAACACTATATCTTCTCTATTATCGTACTTGGCTGATGCCAGCGTCTGAGCGTTATGGTATCGATATTGATCTGAATCTGACCTCTACGTCATGGGCTGCAAGTGATTTTGTGTCGGCGTTAACCCAAGGGCAATGCGACTTGGTCTTGTGTTATTGGCATCCCTTAATCAATTATGTTGAGGAGTTTAATGACCCTCGTTTTGAGCATCTTGTCGTATGTGAAGAGGAGTTAGTGCCAGTAACTGCCTTGGATGCAGATCATCAGCCCCTGTTCATGTTACCGGGCACTAAAAAAGCCCCCCTGCCTTATATTAGTTATCACGCCAGTTCGTTTTTACGACCATTGATTGAACACTCACTACAGCAGGCGCTGGAAACACCGCATCTAGTCACGATCAATGAAAATATGCTATCGGTCAGTGTAAAAGCGATGATCAAAGAAGGGTTTGGTGTGGGTTGGCTGCCCAAACGTTTGGTAGAAGAGAGCCTAGCGTATAAGCGCCTTGCTTTAGCGGGTGATGAACGTTGGCATATCCCATTACAAATCCGGCTCTATCGACTGAAAAATAGCAGCAGAACGACAACGCTTGAGCTTTTTTGGCAGAAAATGCGTGAAGAGCTTGAATCTCACGGCTTAATAGAGACACCGAACTCATGA
- a CDS encoding M14 family metallopeptidase gives MVKISSQFDAGNIQVVSAEQPSDIQLLIKHDTQSEFYQWFYFRVQGAADEALTLRFLNAQGAAYPDGWPDYRAAASYDRREWFRVPTRYTEAGELVVEHTPEQGSIYYAYFAPYSYEQHLDLVAAAQQSERCEVLDIGTTLDGRDINLLKIGDDGAHKKHIWVTARQHPGETMAEWFAEGMLGRLLDETDPLSAKLLEQCIFWVVPNMNPDGSVRGHLRTNAAGINLNREWQSPTLKNSPEVYYVRQKMMDTGVDLYLDIHGDEALPCNFIAGQAGSPSVSEQVLAQEEQFKQDLQRVNPDFQTVRGYEPGKFGPETMTIAGFWVGDYFNCPAMTLEMPFKDYDERPDHLAGWSPERSIQLGSSILNPIADWLVTL, from the coding sequence ATGGTCAAGATCAGCAGTCAGTTTGATGCCGGTAATATTCAAGTCGTGTCGGCCGAGCAGCCGTCGGATATACAGTTGCTGATCAAGCATGATACGCAATCTGAGTTCTATCAATGGTTTTATTTTCGAGTACAGGGTGCGGCTGATGAAGCGTTGACCCTTCGTTTTCTAAACGCGCAAGGCGCGGCTTACCCCGATGGTTGGCCAGATTATCGAGCAGCTGCCTCTTATGATCGTCGCGAGTGGTTTCGTGTACCTACTCGTTATACAGAGGCAGGGGAGCTGGTGGTTGAGCATACGCCAGAGCAAGGCAGCATCTATTATGCTTATTTTGCACCGTATAGTTATGAACAACATTTGGATCTGGTGGCAGCCGCCCAGCAATCTGAGCGTTGTGAAGTACTGGACATAGGCACGACATTGGATGGACGCGATATTAACCTGCTCAAAATTGGTGATGACGGTGCCCATAAAAAGCATATCTGGGTGACGGCGCGCCAACACCCAGGAGAAACCATGGCTGAGTGGTTTGCGGAAGGGATGCTGGGTCGTTTGTTGGATGAAACAGACCCATTGTCAGCCAAACTGCTAGAACAGTGTATCTTTTGGGTAGTGCCCAATATGAACCCTGATGGTTCAGTAAGAGGGCACCTACGTACCAATGCGGCGGGGATTAACTTAAATCGCGAGTGGCAATCTCCCACCCTAAAGAACAGCCCAGAAGTTTACTATGTGCGGCAAAAGATGATGGATACTGGCGTAGATCTGTATCTGGATATTCATGGCGATGAAGCGCTGCCTTGTAACTTTATCGCTGGGCAAGCAGGTTCACCGAGTGTATCCGAGCAAGTGTTGGCTCAAGAAGAGCAATTTAAGCAGGATTTGCAGCGGGTGAACCCCGATTTCCAAACCGTGCGTGGCTATGAGCCGGGGAAATTCGGACCTGAGACGATGACTATTGCAGGGTTTTGGGTAGGGGACTATTTCAATTGCCCCGCTATGACCTTAGAGATGCCTTTTAAGGATTATGATGAGCGACCTGATCATCTTGCAGGTTGGTCTCCAGAGCGATCTATACAGCTAGGATCGTCTATACTCAATCCTATTGCTGATTGGTTGGTCACATTGTAA